The DNA region CGCTGGCGCCGCTGTGGTCGGGCACCACCATGCCCAAGAAAATGTATCGAGTCAAGAATTAATCTGGGATCAACATTCATCCTGGTACAGTGATGCCATGACCGAGGGGATGAGCCTGCGCGAGCGCAAGAAGCTCCAGACGCGACACCGCCTGCTGGCCGCGGCCACCGAGCTCTTCGCCGAGCGCGGCTTCGACAAGGTCTCGGTCGCCGAGATCGCGGAGGCGGCCGAGGTGTCGAAGATGACTGTCTTCAACTACTTCGCCGGCAAGGAGGACTTGGTCCTCGCCCCCATGGAGGAGCACATCGGCGATGTCGCGCGCGCGGTACGGGACCGGGCCCCCGGCGAGTCCGCCCTGGCCGCCGTGCGTGGACAGTTCCTGGCCGGCGTCGAGCGCCGCGATCCCTCGGTCGGGATGAGCGACGAGCCGGTGGTGCTCGGGGTGCGCCGGCTGATCATGGAGACCCCGGCGCTGCTCACCCGGGCCCACGCGTTCTCCATGCGCTCCTTCGACCTGCTCGCCGAAGTGCTGATCGAGGAGGGGGAGGAGCCGTCCATCGCCCGGATCGCGGCCACCCAGCTGATCGGCACCCGCAACGCCCTCATATTCGCGAACCAGTTGCGGCTGCTGGAGGGGGAGCCGGCGGACGCGATCGCGCCGGAGGCCGTCGCGCTCGCCGAGCGCGGTTTCGGCCTGCTCGCCAACGGTCTGGCCGACTTCGCGACCCGGTCCTGAGGCGACCCGGGTCCTGAGGCGACCTGGTCCTGAGGCGACCTGGTCCTGAGCCGACCTGGGCTGTCCGCCGTGTCCGCCGGGCAGGCCTTAGGCTCCCGGACATGCCGCCGTCCCAGAAACGTGCCCGCCGCTACGACCCGGTCAGGACCCGCAGCGCGGTCCTGGCGCAGTTCGCCCATGTCCGAGAAGCCGTCCGCGCCCTGACGCCCGGACAGCTCGCGCTGCCGACCCGGCTCGGCGACTGGACCGTGCGCGAACTGGCCGTACATCTGACCATGGTGCTCTCGAGCGTCACCCGGAATCTGGAGCTGCCACAACCCGCTGCGGCGAAGCCGGATCTGACGCTCGTCGAGTGGCCGTTCGCGACCGCGGACCGGGCCGCGGACATCGCGGACGACACCAGGGCGCTCGCCGTGGACCGCCCCGACCTGGACGCGCTGTACGGGGAGGTCGCGGAGCAGTTCGAGGAGCTGGTGCCCGGGGCCGGCGACGAGCGGCTGCTGCCGACGCGGGTCGGAGCGATGCGGCTGGCCGACTTCCTCGTCACCCGTACCGTCGAACTCGTCGTGCACACCGACGATCTGAACGAGGCGGCCGACCTCGACATCCCGTACGACCGGCAAGCCCTCGCCGCCTGCACCCGGCTGCTCGCCGACGCCCTCGCGGAGAAGGCGCCGGGCGGCTCGGTCGAGGTGCGGGTCCCGCCGTTCGCCGTCGTCCAGTGCGTGCCGGGCCCCAGGCACACCCGCGGTACGCCGCCCAACGTCGTCGAGACCGATCCGCTCACCTGGATCCGGCTCGCCACCGGACGTACGGAGTGGGCGCGGGCGCTCGACGAGGCGAAGGTCGGCGCCAGCGGGGAGCGGGCCGATCTCGCCGCCCTGCTGCCCCTGATGGGGTGAGGGGAACCGTACGACCGGCCGGACCGTCCCAGGTCCATGCGGAATCAACGGATGGTCGTAGGAGTCATCGCCCTCCTCGCCCTTGCCGCCTGCGGTACGGAGACGGGGACCGGTTCGGGGTCCGGCGACGGCAGCGGTTCGGTACGGACCGGGCCGCGCCTCACCGGCGTCCACTGGAGCGTCGATTCGGTGACGGCCGGAGGGCGGAGGACCGAAGCTCCGGACGGCGCCCATGTCGTGATCGACCCCGAGGGCAGAGCCACGGGGAACTTCGGCTGCAACCACTTCACCGCCGAGACCCGTACGGACGGCGACACGATCACCGTGCGGCAGGCCACGACCACGCAGATGGGCTGCGAGAAGGGCGTCCAGCGGTTCGAGACGGCCATGTCCCGCGCGTTCAGCGGTGAACTCACCGCCGCCGTCACGGGCAGGACCCTGACCCTGACCACGGAGGCCGGCGACGCCATCGCCCTCACCTCGGAGCCCCCGGCCCCGCTCACCGGCACCACCTGGACCGTCACCTCCCTGGTGTCCGGCTCGACCGCCTCGTCGCTGCCCTCGGGTACGGAACAGAAGGCGCGGCTGAGCTTCGGCAAGGACGGCTCCGTACGGGGCACTCTCGGCTGCAACTCGTTCCGCGGCAACGTGACAGTCACCGGCTCCACTGTCACGTTCGGCCGGATCACCAGCACCAGGATGATGTGCCCGGATCCTCTGATGAAGCTGGAGCGTGCCCTGCTGGCGATCCTGGACGGGAGGACGACATACCGGATCGACCACCGCACGCTGTCCCTCACCGCGGCGAACGGCGAGGGCCTCGGCGCGGCGGCCCCGGCACCCGGAAAATGAGACCCAGGATCTGAATCAGGGCGTGACTCAGGCCCCCGTCGGGTACGGCAGCAGTCCCGCGGCGGTCCGCTCCCAGGACGCCCGCAGCTCGGCCGGCAGTTCCGGCTCGGCGGCCGCCCGGTCGGCCTGTTCGCGCTGGTCACGGGCGAGCTGGAACAGCTGGCCCGTCGGAGGTCGGACACGGTTGTGGCCACGGCGTGCCGACGCGACCACGGCTGTGCGCATGGCTGTGGACGGGCGAGGGGTGCGAGAGCGGGCGGACCGGCGCGCGGCGGAGGGCCGAAAGCCGCGTCAGCCAACGAGCAGACGACGGGGAAACGCGGAAGCGAAGGGCAGCCGAAAGCGCGCCGGTGGAATCAGGCGCAGCGACAGATGGCGCTCGCGACACGTCCCAGATCGACGTGGCGGCGCTCCACGAGCGTGACCGAGCGGTCACCGAGGGGCCGGGGCTGCATGGTGCTGGAGCCTGCCAACCGGCCATGCGCCTGTCAACGGCGGTCTCGTACTGCGGACCTCTGGACCCGGCCGCCGGGCAGCATCGCCGGAACCCCAGGGTTCCGGAAGGCCGCATCCCGGGCATCCCGGTGTGAGGCTCGCCACGAAACGCGCGTTCGGTCGGGCTTCGCGCCGGGCCGCCGACCGCCTCACCGAGCGCCACCATCCGGCCCGGCGGACTCCCCGGCCCGAGTGGCCGGAACCCGACGGTAACCGGGTGCTGATCCGGGCGGCCGCCGCCCTGTGGCCCGATCCGCACCCCGTCACGACCCGAGGATGATCACTCCCCGTGACCGTCCGAAGCGCCTTGCGGACCACCCCTGGGAGCGCTTCCCCGGTGGTCCGGCCCGGTATCCCGAATTCGGACCAGTGGTCGATCTCGCCTACACTCGGTGGCGTGCCTCGTGGTGATGGACGACTCAACCACGACCTGCTCCCCGGAGAGAAGGGCCCCCAGGACGCTTGCGGCGTCTTCGGTGTCTGGGCTCCGGGCGAAGAGGTCGCCAAGCTCACCTATTTCGGACTGTATGCCCTGCAGCACCGTGGACAGGAGTCCGCGGGCATCGCAGTGAGCAACGGGTCCCAGATCCTGGTCTTCAAGGACATGGGACTGGTCTCGCAGGTCTTCGACGAAACGTCTCTGGGATCTCTCCAGGGCCATATCGCGGTCGGTCATGCCCGCTACTCCACCACCGGTGCCTCGGTGTGGGAGAACGCGCAGCCGACGTTCCGTGCGACCGCGCACGGCTCGATCGCCCTGGGTCACAACGGCAATCTGGTCAATACGGCCCAGCTCGCCGAGATGGTCGCCGACCTTCCTCGCAAGGACGGCCGCGCCACCCAGGTCGCCGCGACGAACGACACCGATCTGGTGACCGCGCTGCTCGCCGGCCAGACCGATGAGGACGGCAAGCCGCTCACCATCGAGGAGGCCGCCGCGAAGGTGCTTCCCGATGTGAGGGGCGCCTTCTCCCTCGTCTTCATGGATGAGCACACCCTTTACGCCGCCCGTGACCCGCAGGGCATCCGCCCGCTGGTCCTCGGCCGGCTGGAGCGCGGCTGGGTGGTGGCTTCCGAGTCCGCCGCCCTCGACATCTGCGGTGCCAGCTTCGTCCGCGAGATCGAGCCGGGCGAGCTCGTCGCCATCGACGAGAACGGCCTGCGCACCTCGCGGTTCGCGGAAGCGAAGCCCAAGGGCTGTGTCTTCGAGTACGTCTATCTGGCCCGCCCCGACACCGACATCGCCGGGCGCAACGTCTACCTCTCCCGGGTGGAGATGGGCCGCAAGCTGGCCGCCGAGGCCCCGGTCGAGGCCGATCTGGTCATAGCGACCCCGGAGTCCGGCACCCCCGCCGCCATCGGTTACGCGGAGGCCAGCGGCATCCCGTTCGGCGCCGGACTGGTGAAGAACGCCTACGTCGGCCGGACCTTCATCCAGCCGTCCCAGACCATTCGGCAGCTGGGCATCCGCCTCAAGCTGAACCCGCTCAAGGAAGTCATCAAGGGCAAGCGCCTGGTGGTCGTCGACGACTCGATCGTCCGCGGCAACACCCAGCGCGCACTGGTCCGGATGCTCCGAGAGGCCGGTGCCGCCGAGATCCACATCCGGATCTCGTCCCCGCCGGTGAAATGGCCCTGCTTCTTCGGTATCGACTTCGCGACGCGTGCCGAGCTCATCGCCAACGGCATGACGGTCGACGAGATCTCCACGTCGATGGGCGCGGACTCGCTCGCGTACATCTCGCTCGACGCGATGGTCGAGGCGACGACGATCGCCAAGCCGAACCTGTGCCGCGCCTGCTTCGACGGTGAGTACCCCATGGAGCTCCCGGACCCGGAGCTGCTCGGCAAGCAGCTGCTGGAGACCGAGCTGGCGGCAGGCCCTGCGGCGACCGCCGCGGCCGACGCACTGCGTCGTCCGTGACGGCACAGCCGTACACCTCTGGCCACCAGCCCCGTATTTCCACACGAAAGATCCCAGGCAATGTCTGAGACAACAGGTGCTTCCTACGCGGCAGCGGGCGTCGACATCGAGGCCGGCGACCGCGCCGTCGAGCTGATGAAGGAGTGGGTGAAGAAGACGCAGCGCCCCGAGGTCGCGGGCCTCGGCGGCCTCGGCGGCTTCGCCGGGCTCTTCGACGCCTCGGCCCTCAAGCGCTACGAGCGTCCGCTGCTCGCCTCCGCCACCGACGGCGTCGGCACGAAGGTCGACCTCGCCCGCAAGATGGGCGTGTACGACACCATCGGCCACGACCTCGTCGGCATGGTCGTCGACGACCTGGTCGTCTGCGGCGCCGAGCCGCTCTTCATGACCGACTACATCTGCGTCGGCAAGGTGCACCCCGAGCGTGTCGCGGCCATCGTGAAGGGCATCGCCGAGGGCTGTGTCCTCGCGGGCTGTTCCCTGGTCGGCGGCGAGACCGCCGAGCACCCCGGCCTCCTCGGCCCCGACGACTTCGATGTCGCCGGCGCCGGCACGGGCGTGGTCGAGGCCGACCGGCTGCTGGGCCCGGACCGTATCCGTAAGGGTGACGTGGTGATCGCCATGGCGTCGTCCGGTCTTCACTCCAACGGGTACTCGCTCGTCCGGCACGTGGTCTTCGACCGGGCCGGCTGGTCGCTGGACCGGCAGGTCGAGGAGTTCGGCCGCACGCTCGGCGAGGAGCTCCTGGAGCCCACCAAGATTTACTCGCTGGACTGCCTGGCGCTCACCCGCACGACCGAGGTGCACGGCTTCAGCCACGTCACCGGCGGCGGCCTGGCCAACAACCTGGCCCGGGTCATCCCGGACGGTCTGCACGCCAGGGTCGACCGCTCCACCTGGGCGCCCGGCGCGGTCTTCGACCTGGTCGGCCGGACGGGACAGGTCGAGCAGCTGGAGCTGGAGAAGACGCTGAACATGGGCGTCGGCATGATCGCGATCGTCCCGGCCGAGTCCGTGGACGTGGCACTGACGACGCTGGCCGACCGCGGGGTCGAGTCCTGGGTCGCGGGCGAGATCACCGAGCGCGGGGCACACACCTCGGGCGCGGAGCTCGTCGGCGGGTACGCGCGATAGACACGGGGCGGGCACACCGGGGCGACCCGGTGGCTGCCACGTCCTCGGCCGCCGGAATTCCAGCAGTTCCGGCGGTCGGGGAGAAGCCTCGGGGAAACCGGATGCCGCACGATCGGCCGGACCGGGCCGGGACAGCACAGAACCCGGTCCGGGACAGGCCCGGACCGGGTTGATGTGTCAGCGCGAGGTCAAGCGCCGCGGCGCTGTGACGACGGACCGGACTTGTCGTCCTCGTCCTCGTCCTCGTCGTTGTACAGATCCGCGTACTGTGCGTACGGGTCATCTTCCTCGTCGTCGTCCTCGAACGGCTCTGCGTTCGGTGGTTGACTCGAAGGCGATGCGCCCAGCTCATTGGCCAGACGCGACAGGTCAGTCCCGCCGCTGCTGTACTTCAGCTGGCGGGCGACCTTTGTCTGCTTGGCCTTTGCCCGGCCGCGCCCCATGGCTCGACCCCCTCGGTGACGGGGCTCGACGGCCCCAGAGTCTTGACACGCGTTCATGTTTCAGGACGGACTCTCGGCTGAGAGACCGTGCCCGTAGGGCTTTAACGGTACCTGCTTCCGCGGCCATACGGTACGCCGCCCGCATCACACGCCCCGGAAGAAGACCGGCGAGAAGCCCCGTCCTCGCTGGTCAACTGCGATTTTAACCTCTTCTTGGCATGCGACCCGCCGACCGGCGTGAGTCTTGTCTCGCCGGTCGGCGGGTCGGCAGGCCACGGGCGGTTCGGACGCGGGGTGACGCGTCCGCCACTGTCAGCGGCGGCGCGCTTCGGCCATCCGCTGCTCGGCGATCCGGTCGGCCGCGGCGGCCGGCGGAATGCCGTCACTCTTCGCACGTGCGAAGATGGCCAGCGTGGTGTCGAAGATCTTCGACGCCTTGGCCTTGCACCGGTCGAAGTCGAAGCCGTGCAGCTCGTCGGCGACCTGGATGACACCGCCCGCGTTCACCACGTAGTCGGGTGCGTAAAGGATCGCCCGGTCCGCGAGGTCCTTCTCGACGCCGGGGTGCGCGAGCTGGTTGTTGGCCGCGCCGCACACCACCTTGGCCGTGAGCACCGGAACGGTGTCGTCGTTCAGCGCACCGCCGAGCGCGCACGGGGCGTAGATGTCGAGGCCCTCGGTACGGATCAGCGCCTCGGTGTCCGCGACGACGGCGACCCCGGGGTGCTTCTCGGTGATCCGGCGTACGGATTCCTCCCGCACATCCGTGATCACGACCTCCGCACCGTCCGACAGCAGATGCTCGACCAAGTAGTGACCGACCTTGCCGACCCCGGCGACCCCCACTTTTCGGCCACGCAGCGTCGGGTCGCCCCAGACGTGCTGTGCCGAGGCCCGCATGCCCTGGAAGACACCGAACGCGGTGAGGACCGAGGAGTCGCCGGCGCCGCCGTTCTCGGGGGAGCGGCCGGTGGCCCAGCGGCACTCGCGGGCGACGACGTCCATGTCGGCGACATAGGTGCCGACGTCGCAGGCCGTCACGTACCGCCCGCCGAGCGAGGCCACGCACCGGCCGTAGGCCAGCAGCAGTTCCTCCGACTTGATCTGCTCGGGGTCGCCGATGATGACGGCCTTGCCGCCGCCGTGGTCGAGACCGGCCATGGCGTTCTTGTACGACATGCCGCGCGAGAGGTTCAGCGCATCCGCGACGGCCTCCTCCTCGGAGGCGTACGGATAGAAGCGGGTGCCGCCGAGGGCCGGGCCCAGGGCGGTGGAGTGGATGGCGATGACGGCCTTGAGGCCGCTGGCACGGTCCTGGCAGAGCACGACTTGCTCGTGGCCCCCCTGTTCCGATTGGAACAGGGTGTGCAGGACGCCGTCGGTCACATCGGTCACTGTGGTGACTCCCAAGTACGAAGCGGCGAGGACCCTCCTGAAGGTGGGGAGGGCCGTGGACCGGCCGGCACGGCCGGTCCGACTGGGCAAGAGCGTAAGTCCTACGCGGACGTAGATCTGTTCCAGTGCCCAGGATCACCCCCCGGCGGAGTACCGGCGTGACACGATCTGCTGCATGTCGGTGGTGTCCTCAGTGCTCGTCCCTTACGCGTCCTACCTCCGGGTGTACGAGCCGCTGGCCGCCTTCCCGGAGCCGGAACGCGCCCATTGGGCCCGGTACGCCGGGCGGCCCCGCATCCCCACGGCCCAGGACGAACTGCGCCGTTCGCTGGCCGACTTGGCGGCCACCCCGCCGGTCGCCGTGCCGGTGCACGAGAGCGCGGACGCGTTCGTCGCCGAGGTCGACGGGGTGGTGTGCGTCTGTCCGTGGCGGACCAGGCTGCGCGGCTGGCTGGCGCTGGAGGAGCTGGGGGAGATGTTCCCCGGTCCGGTGCTCGACGCGGTGCTGCCGCCGGTGGTGCGCGGGCAGGCGGTCGCGGACCACGAGCGGTGGGCGGAGCGGAATCCGGACGCCAGGCCGTGGATCCGTACCTCGGTGTGGCAGGTGCCGGTGCGGTGGTTCGTGCTCTTCTCCGACGAGGAGCGGGAGTACGCGGAGGCGGGCGAGGACGGTGCGGCGCCCGTGCTGCGGTACCGGACGCCGATGGTGCAGGCCCGCCGCCGGCTGGCCCGGGCGCTGAAGGTGCTGCGGGAGTCGGTGGACGAGGGGCCGCTGACCGAGGGGCTCGTGGACGTGGGGCGCTGGCTGGAGGAGTTCCATCCGCGGGCGCTGGTCGAGCTGGACTATGCCGGGCTGGTGCACGCGCTGTCGGCGAAGGAGCTCGCCGGGGACCGGTCGGCCGCCGATGTGGCCGAGGGCATCGCGGCGCTGCAGGCCGGTGACACCGAAGGGGCGAGCGAGGCGTACGGCCGGCTGGCGGAGCGCTGGCGGGCCGTAAGAGATCGTCAGTTCGCGAACTGACGGGGCGATATCCGCGTCTCTCCCTGTGTCCTGTGTGACGTGTGGGAGTGGAGAGGCGGAAGCGTACTCCTGTGGTCTCGGGACCTACGTCCCGAACCGGGCCTTTGCCTCAAGCGTGATGGATAGCACTAACTGGGCTCTTGCGCCCTTCCCTACTCCTCATGCCAAAATAGGACAAGGAGCCCGGGGAAGGCTCTGTCCGTCCAACTAAGGGCGGAATGCTCAGCATTGCACGCTATGGGGGGTCTGGTGGCTCCTGATCGCTCTGTGACTGATCGTCACGGCGGTGTGACTGTCCGCTATGGCATGGTCCATCGGCTTCCGTCGCTGATGAACACCTGGGAGGGCAATTCCATCGGTTTGGCCGACGTGGCTGGACGGATGGTGTAGTTGTAGTGCCGAGGACAAGCCGTTCGTCCTATAACCGACTCGGCCCGCGTCCGCCATTTCGGGCAACGCGGGTCAAGGTGCAGAATTTAGAGGAAAGAACCGAGATGGTTCGGTTCTCCCGAGGAGGCCGCTCATGACCGCTCGCACCCCTGATGCCGAGCCGCTGCTGACCCCGGCTGAGGTTGCCACGATGTTCCGCGTGGACCCGAAGACGGTTACCCGCTGGGCCAAGGCAGGCAAGCTCACGTCCATCCGCACGCTCGGTGGACATCGCCGGTACCGCGAGGCAGAGGTCCGCGCACTGCTTGCGGGTATTCCGCAGCAGCGCAGCGAGGCCTGACACACCCCTGTCGCCGCGCAACAACCGGGCTTCCGGGTCCCCCAACCCGTACAGGCCCGCCCATAGCTCCAAATGACGGGCGCCCGCCCCAACGGGCGCCATACCTGTGCAATACGGGTGCGTCGTTCGATCGCGCTGGACTCCGCCGGGTCCAGCGCGATCTTTTTTGTGCCCACACGGCCCCGGGCGCGGGGCCGTTCATCAGGGGCGCCGGAAACCGCGCGTCCGGTCGGGTGTGGTCGGGTCGCCGTGCGTGCTTGAGCGGGTCTGTGCGGGACTGTTCCGGACCGTCCGGGGAGGCCGGGGCGGCATGGTTCGAATGGTCCCGTGGCGCTCTCGTCCGAGTGGTGCAATTGCACATATTAAATTCGCCAGTTGTAGGAAGGGTGTAAGGTCACCCCTTCTCGAAACTCTTTCGGTGACTCCCGTCACACTGCGCGAGTCTTGCCAAGTACGAGCCTGCCACCGCCGGGAAGCGGAAGTCCCCGCCATTGGTCACCCGCCCGGGGGACTTTGGTCCTCGGCTCCCGGAGCGCCGTCCTGGCGTCCGCGGGGCAGGGGTGGCGGTTCGGGGGCGGAATCGGTCCGGCGGGCCGTCACGGGCTCCATGGCGAGCCGCAGGAGCCGATGGCAGACCGGACAGTGGCGGGTGAGATGGCGGCAGCCGGAAGCGGCGGCCAGATGGGCGCGCAGGAGCGCGCGGGTCTCCTGTGCGGCGGACGCAGCCATCCGCGCCACCTCCCGGTGGACCGCCGCCCCGCACCGGGAAAACAGGGGCGGCCTCTGCTGTCTGACTACTCGTCGGCGGTGGCCGGAGTCAAGACACGCGAAAGCCCGGATCCAGAAGGATCCGGGCTTTCGTTACTGCGGTCCTGACGGGATTTGAACCCGCGGCCTCCACCTTGACAGGGTGGCGAGCACTCCAAACTGCTCCACAGGACCAGGTTTTCGCTGCTTGCCTTGCGGCTGGCTGCGAAACCAGACTGTACAGCAGGTCAGAGGGTCAGGTCGAACTCACCGAAGGTGGCGGCTCCGTCACGGCCGGAACGGCCCGTCCGAGCGGGCCCTCTCACGGGGCCGCCGCGTCGATCGCCTTCACGATCCGCTTGTCGGAGACCGGGTAGGCCGTCCCCAGCGCGTGGGCGAAATAGCTGACCCGGAGCTCCTCGATCATCCAGCGGATGTCCAGGACCTCCTGCGGCACGGGCCTGCCCTGCGGCATCTGTTCGAGCAGCCAGGCGTACTCGTCCTGCATCTCGTGGACCTTCTCCATGCGCGTGGTGTCGCGCTGGACGGCCGTCGGCATCTGCTGGAGCCGGCGGTCCACCGCGACCAGATAGCGCATCAGGTCGGGCAGCCTGCGCAGCCCGGTCTTCGTGACGAAGCCCGGCGGCACGAGGGCCGCGAGCTGGTCCCGGGCGTCGGTGACGTTGTTGACCAGGACCAGGCTGTTGGTGGCCTTCAGGCGCCGCTCGCAGGCCTGCCAGGCGGCCAGCACCTGCTGGACCTGCTTGACCGTGTGCTCGGTCAGTGCGACGAGGTCGGTGCGCACCTTGTCGTACAGCTTCCGGAACGACTCCTCGTCCCAGGCCGGGCCGCCGTGCGCGCCGATCAGCCGGTCGGCGGCCGCCGTCGCGCAGTCCTCGAAGAGGGCCTGGATGGAGCCGTGCGGATTGCGGGACAGGGCCAGCTTCTGCTGGTTCGTCAGCTTGTCGGAGGCGAACTTCGCCGGGTTCACCGGCACGTTCAGCATGATCAGCTTCCGGGTGCCGAGCCACATCGCCTGCTGCTGCTCGGCCTCGGTGTCGAAGAGCCGTACGGCTACGGTCTCGCCCCGGTCCACCAGCGCCGGATACGCCTTCACCGGCTGACCTGCACGCCGGGTCTCGAAGACGCGGTTCAGCGTGCCGATCGTCCAGTCCGTGAGGCCCGAACGCTCGATGGACTCGCCCGCGGGGCCCGCGGTGGCCGCGGCGGCCTGGGAGAGGGCCTGACGGGCCTTGGGGCGCAGCTGGAGCTTCAGCGCCTCCAGGTCCTTGTCCTCGGCCACCTTGCGGCGCCGCTCGTCGACGATCCGGAAAGTGATCTTCAGGTGGTCCGGGATACGGCCCAGGTCGAAGTCGTCGGCCGCGACCGGGACGCCGACCATCCGCTGGAGCTCCCGGGCCAGAGTGACCGGCAGCGGCTCCTGCAGCGGTACGGCCCGGTCGAGGAACTTGTCCGCGTAGTTCGGCGCGGGGACGTAGTGCCGGCGGATCGGCTTGGGCAGCGAGCGGATCAGCTCGGTGACCACTTCTTCCCGCAGGCCGGGGATCTGCCAGTCGAAGCCCTCGGCGGTGACCTGGTTGAGCACCTGGAGCGGGATGTGGACGGTCACACCGTCGGCGTCCGCGCCCGGCTCGAACTGGTACGTGACCTTGAACTTCAGCTTCCCCTGGCGCCAGGAGTCCGGGTAGTCGTCCTTGGTGACGGCCCCGGCCTTCTCGTTGATGAGCATCGAGCGCTCGAAGTCCAGCGCGTCCGGCTCGTCCCGGCGTTTGTGCTTCCACCAGGAGTCGAAGTGCGCCCCGGAGACCACGTGCTCGGGGATCCGCTGGTCGTAGAAGTCGAAGAGCGTCTCGTCGTCCACGAGGATGTCGCGGCGCCGGGCGCGGTGCTCCAGCTCCTCGACCTCGCCGAGGAGCTTGCGGTTGTCGTGGAAGAACTGGTGGTGGGTCCGCCAGTCGCCCTCGACCAGGGCGTTGCGGATGAACAGATCGCGGGAGGTCTCGGCGTCGATCCGGCCGAAATTGATCTTGCGCTGGGCGACGATCGGCACCCCGTAGAGCGTGACCCGCTCGTACGCCACCACCGCCGCCTGGTCCTTCTCCCAGTGCGGCTCGCTGTAGGTGCGCTTCAG from Streptomyces sp. NBC_01591 includes:
- a CDS encoding TetR/AcrR family transcriptional regulator translates to MTEGMSLRERKKLQTRHRLLAAATELFAERGFDKVSVAEIAEAAEVSKMTVFNYFAGKEDLVLAPMEEHIGDVARAVRDRAPGESALAAVRGQFLAGVERRDPSVGMSDEPVVLGVRRLIMETPALLTRAHAFSMRSFDLLAEVLIEEGEEPSIARIAATQLIGTRNALIFANQLRLLEGEPADAIAPEAVALAERGFGLLANGLADFATRS
- a CDS encoding maleylpyruvate isomerase family mycothiol-dependent enzyme, translated to MPPSQKRARRYDPVRTRSAVLAQFAHVREAVRALTPGQLALPTRLGDWTVRELAVHLTMVLSSVTRNLELPQPAAAKPDLTLVEWPFATADRAADIADDTRALAVDRPDLDALYGEVAEQFEELVPGAGDERLLPTRVGAMRLADFLVTRTVELVVHTDDLNEAADLDIPYDRQALAACTRLLADALAEKAPGGSVEVRVPPFAVVQCVPGPRHTRGTPPNVVETDPLTWIRLATGRTEWARALDEAKVGASGERADLAALLPLMG
- a CDS encoding META domain-containing protein, which encodes MVVGVIALLALAACGTETGTGSGSGDGSGSVRTGPRLTGVHWSVDSVTAGGRRTEAPDGAHVVIDPEGRATGNFGCNHFTAETRTDGDTITVRQATTTQMGCEKGVQRFETAMSRAFSGELTAAVTGRTLTLTTEAGDAIALTSEPPAPLTGTTWTVTSLVSGSTASSLPSGTEQKARLSFGKDGSVRGTLGCNSFRGNVTVTGSTVTFGRITSTRMMCPDPLMKLERALLAILDGRTTYRIDHRTLSLTAANGEGLGAAAPAPGK
- a CDS encoding putative leader peptide, whose product is MQPRPLGDRSVTLVERRHVDLGRVASAICRCA
- the purF gene encoding amidophosphoribosyltransferase, which produces MPRGDGRLNHDLLPGEKGPQDACGVFGVWAPGEEVAKLTYFGLYALQHRGQESAGIAVSNGSQILVFKDMGLVSQVFDETSLGSLQGHIAVGHARYSTTGASVWENAQPTFRATAHGSIALGHNGNLVNTAQLAEMVADLPRKDGRATQVAATNDTDLVTALLAGQTDEDGKPLTIEEAAAKVLPDVRGAFSLVFMDEHTLYAARDPQGIRPLVLGRLERGWVVASESAALDICGASFVREIEPGELVAIDENGLRTSRFAEAKPKGCVFEYVYLARPDTDIAGRNVYLSRVEMGRKLAAEAPVEADLVIATPESGTPAAIGYAEASGIPFGAGLVKNAYVGRTFIQPSQTIRQLGIRLKLNPLKEVIKGKRLVVVDDSIVRGNTQRALVRMLREAGAAEIHIRISSPPVKWPCFFGIDFATRAELIANGMTVDEISTSMGADSLAYISLDAMVEATTIAKPNLCRACFDGEYPMELPDPELLGKQLLETELAAGPAATAAADALRRP
- the purM gene encoding phosphoribosylformylglycinamidine cyclo-ligase, producing MSETTGASYAAAGVDIEAGDRAVELMKEWVKKTQRPEVAGLGGLGGFAGLFDASALKRYERPLLASATDGVGTKVDLARKMGVYDTIGHDLVGMVVDDLVVCGAEPLFMTDYICVGKVHPERVAAIVKGIAEGCVLAGCSLVGGETAEHPGLLGPDDFDVAGAGTGVVEADRLLGPDRIRKGDVVIAMASSGLHSNGYSLVRHVVFDRAGWSLDRQVEEFGRTLGEELLEPTKIYSLDCLALTRTTEVHGFSHVTGGGLANNLARVIPDGLHARVDRSTWAPGAVFDLVGRTGQVEQLELEKTLNMGVGMIAIVPAESVDVALTTLADRGVESWVAGEITERGAHTSGAELVGGYAR
- a CDS encoding DUF3073 domain-containing protein, with product MGRGRAKAKQTKVARQLKYSSGGTDLSRLANELGASPSSQPPNAEPFEDDDEEDDPYAQYADLYNDEDEDEDDKSGPSSQRRGA
- a CDS encoding Leu/Phe/Val dehydrogenase — encoded protein: MTDVTDGVLHTLFQSEQGGHEQVVLCQDRASGLKAVIAIHSTALGPALGGTRFYPYASEEEAVADALNLSRGMSYKNAMAGLDHGGGKAVIIGDPEQIKSEELLLAYGRCVASLGGRYVTACDVGTYVADMDVVARECRWATGRSPENGGAGDSSVLTAFGVFQGMRASAQHVWGDPTLRGRKVGVAGVGKVGHYLVEHLLSDGAEVVITDVREESVRRITEKHPGVAVVADTEALIRTEGLDIYAPCALGGALNDDTVPVLTAKVVCGAANNQLAHPGVEKDLADRAILYAPDYVVNAGGVIQVADELHGFDFDRCKAKASKIFDTTLAIFARAKSDGIPPAAAADRIAEQRMAEARRR
- the bldC gene encoding developmental transcriptional regulator BldC, with the translated sequence MTARTPDAEPLLTPAEVATMFRVDPKTVTRWAKAGKLTSIRTLGGHRRYREAEVRALLAGIPQQRSEA
- a CDS encoding DUF6274 family protein; translation: MAASAAQETRALLRAHLAAASGCRHLTRHCPVCHRLLRLAMEPVTARRTDSAPEPPPLPRGRQDGAPGAEDQSPPGG